In one Phyllostomus discolor isolate MPI-MPIP mPhyDis1 chromosome 8, mPhyDis1.pri.v3, whole genome shotgun sequence genomic region, the following are encoded:
- the CRB3 gene encoding protein crumbs homolog 3 — MASPGLGLLLALGLSLLPARWGRAWGQTPEPTTAYENGTSTTPQPDFNGALSKEATTAIIVVFSLLAALLLAVGLFLLVRKLREKRQTEGTYRPSSEEQFSHATEAQAPQDSKEKVQGCLPI, encoded by the exons ATGGCGAGCCCCGGCTTGGGGCTGCTCCTGGCGCTCGGCCTGTCGCTGCTGCCTGCCCGctggggccgggcctgggggcAAA CGCCCGAGCCCACTACTGCATATGAGAATGGAACCTCTACCACCCCACAGCCCGACTTCAATGGGGCCTTG TCTAAGGAGGCCACCACTGCCATCATTGTGGTCTTCTCCCTCCTGGCTGCCCTGCTTCTGGCCGTGGGGCTGTTCCTACTGGTGCGGAAACTGCGGGAGAAGCGGCAGACAGAAGGCACCTACCGGCCCAGCAGTGAGGAGCAG ttctcTCATGCAACCGAGGCCCAGGCTCCCCAGGACTCCAAGGAGAAAGTGCAGGGATGCCTGCCCATCTAG